One Methanotorris formicicus Mc-S-70 genomic window carries:
- a CDS encoding MetS family NSS transporter small subunit — MPLSAIIMFIIGATILWGGSIYFLWRSLKQNKRMDREDDE; from the coding sequence ATGCCACTTTCTGCTATAATCATGTTTATAATTGGGGCTACTATATTGTGGGGAGGTTCAATATACTTTCTTTGGAGAAGTTTGAAGCAGAATAAAAGGATGGATAGGGAGGATGA